Proteins encoded by one window of Candidatus Odinarchaeum yellowstonii:
- a CDS encoding PAC2 family protein → MDEFKIKQLLKVDSETLKNPIAIVGMPGIANVGKNVVLTCVEYLKAEKILEIFFPDFPAQVLVDANSTLSIPSATVYYYKGRDVERDLFFLTGDYQPSTTKGIYEFSERAAKIFYNFRVKLIIAAGAFMTNTQVLTPKIHVSATTPETLRLFLSYKDAVIMDYGTISGANGLIPVIAYKRFGIEGACLLADTNPLGMIDPLASKTIIELLNEVFNLNIDLKGLLAQIKNMEEILAEIKTQFAQRKPSEDLTRQSYIS, encoded by the coding sequence ATGGATGAATTCAAAATTAAACAATTATTGAAAGTTGATTCTGAAACGTTAAAAAATCCTATAGCCATAGTCGGGATGCCTGGTATAGCGAATGTAGGTAAAAATGTTGTTTTAACATGTGTTGAATATTTGAAAGCTGAGAAGATTTTAGAAATATTCTTCCCAGATTTCCCAGCTCAGGTCCTGGTAGATGCTAATTCAACATTGAGTATACCCTCAGCTACAGTGTACTATTATAAAGGAAGAGATGTTGAACGGGATCTATTCTTCTTAACAGGGGATTACCAGCCTTCAACAACTAAAGGAATATATGAATTCTCTGAGCGAGCCGCTAAAATATTCTATAATTTTAGAGTAAAGTTAATAATAGCAGCAGGTGCTTTCATGACGAATACTCAAGTTTTAACACCTAAAATTCATGTATCAGCAACTACCCCTGAGACCTTACGCTTATTTCTTTCATATAAAGACGCTGTTATAATGGATTACGGAACTATAAGTGGAGCTAACGGGTTAATACCTGTAATCGCTTACAAGAGATTTGGAATAGAGGGGGCTTGTCTGCTAGCTGATACAAACCCTTTAGGTATGATAGATCCTTTAGCTTCAAAAACTATTATAGAACTTCTCAACGAAGTGTTTAATTTAAATATTGATTTAAAAGGTTTACTAGCTCAAATCAAAAACATGGAGGAGATATTAGCGGAAATAAAAACCCAGTTCGCGCAGAGAAAACCGTCTGAAGATTTAACAAGACAATCATATATTAGCTGA
- a CDS encoding HAD family hydrolase: MVVKGLIFDLDGTLVKSPGLSLLNKILLETLSELGVDLKNISLEEFWCSGRRHRRLLEAWGVSDPIVFWRVFDEKDYNLRYQLIKSGVITVFEDVAVLQKLALNYKLGLVSNSSRKVVELELDVFNLRSLFNAIIILGTENQDYAKPEPQGILWCLKKLGLRRDEVVFIGDLEIDLEAGLKAGVKTFRIIRDRLEKIDKSEFTIHSLYELYSKINF; encoded by the coding sequence ATGGTTGTTAAAGGGTTAATTTTCGATTTAGACGGTACTTTAGTTAAAAGTCCAGGTTTATCTTTATTGAATAAAATTCTTTTAGAGACTTTAAGCGAGCTTGGAGTTGATTTGAAGAATATTAGTTTAGAAGAGTTTTGGTGCAGTGGGAGAAGACATCGGCGGCTTCTTGAAGCGTGGGGTGTGAGTGACCCTATAGTTTTCTGGAGAGTGTTTGATGAAAAAGATTACAATCTTCGATATCAATTAATAAAATCTGGTGTGATAACAGTTTTTGAAGATGTAGCTGTTTTACAAAAGTTAGCGTTAAATTATAAACTTGGATTAGTAAGCAACTCTTCTAGAAAGGTTGTTGAACTTGAATTAGATGTTTTTAATCTTAGAAGTTTATTTAACGCGATTATTATTTTAGGGACTGAAAACCAGGATTACGCTAAACCAGAGCCTCAAGGTATTTTATGGTGTTTAAAAAAACTCGGTCTTAGAAGGGATGAAGTTGTTTTCATAGGTGATCTTGAAATAGATTTAGAAGCTGGTTTAAAAGCGGGTGTGAAAACTTTCAGGATTATTCGGGATAGATTAGAAAAGATTGATAAATCTGAGTTTACTATTCACAGTTTATATGAGCTTTACTCTAAAATAAATTTTTAA
- the larB gene encoding nickel pincer cofactor biosynthesis protein LarB produces the protein MNIKDILERYKRGQISLEEAEKLLKADAVEKIGEVAVIDVNRSVRKGVAEIILAEGKATSDLIEIIRVLDSKGRDIIISRLNKEQFEAVKSIIPEEKLILNEKARMIIVVNNKVRSSERKPTVGLITAGSSDIPVAEECRMILEYMNCTVISAYDVGVAGIHRLFPYIKKMIEADVACIVVAAGMEGALASVVAGLVDVPVIGVPVSTGYGEGGKGKAALYSMLQSCSTGLLVVNIDNGISAGICAALIAKKTVK, from the coding sequence ATGAATATTAAAGATATTTTAGAAAGATATAAGCGCGGTCAAATATCTTTAGAAGAAGCGGAGAAACTTTTGAAAGCGGACGCTGTTGAAAAAATCGGTGAAGTCGCGGTTATTGACGTTAACAGATCTGTTCGCAAAGGTGTGGCTGAAATAATATTAGCTGAAGGGAAGGCTACAAGTGATCTGATAGAAATAATTAGAGTGCTCGACTCTAAAGGGAGAGATATCATTATTTCTAGGTTGAATAAAGAACAGTTTGAAGCGGTGAAGAGTATTATCCCGGAGGAGAAACTCATCTTAAATGAGAAGGCGAGAATGATTATCGTTGTTAATAATAAAGTGAGGAGTAGTGAAAGGAAGCCTACTGTAGGTTTAATAACAGCCGGAAGCAGTGACATACCTGTTGCAGAAGAGTGTAGAATGATCTTAGAATATATGAATTGTACAGTGATTTCAGCTTACGATGTGGGTGTGGCGGGTATCCACAGGCTTTTCCCTTATATCAAAAAAATGATTGAAGCTGACGTTGCGTGTATTGTTGTAGCGGCTGGTATGGAGGGTGCTTTAGCTTCTGTGGTTGCAGGTCTTGTAGATGTGCCGGTGATAGGTGTTCCTGTTTCAACAGGTTATGGTGAAGGAGGGAAAGGGAAGGCTGCTTTATATTCTATGCTTCAATCATGTTCGACAGGTCTTCTAGTAGTTAACATTGATAATGGGATATCAGCGGGGATATGCGCTGCTTTAATCGCTAAAAAAACTGTTAAATAA
- a CDS encoding GIY-YIG nuclease family protein, producing the protein MEGSIVRGVYYLLIYVRESFNIKIGSLGYISFKKGFYVYVGSGKGEGNSGELLSRVVRHLRLVKRLRWHVDYLLSSRHVELRGVCIIEDEDLTECELVKKILLKGSPVPGFGSTDCKNKCPSHLIRLYNSC; encoded by the coding sequence TTGGAAGGTAGTATTGTGAGAGGGGTATATTATCTTTTAATATATGTGCGCGAAAGTTTTAATATTAAAATAGGGTCATTAGGCTATATCAGTTTTAAGAAAGGTTTTTACGTTTACGTTGGTTCAGGTAAAGGTGAAGGTAATAGCGGTGAGCTATTAAGTAGGGTGGTAAGACATCTCCGTTTAGTTAAAAGACTACGCTGGCATGTAGACTATTTGCTTTCTTCAAGACATGTTGAACTTAGAGGAGTATGTATTATTGAAGATGAGGATTTAACAGAGTGTGAACTTGTTAAAAAAATACTTTTAAAAGGGAGCCCTGTGCCAGGTTTCGGCTCCACAGATTGTAAGAATAAATGCCCCTCTCATCTTATCCGATTATATAATAGCTGTTGA
- a CDS encoding ferrous iron transport protein A has product MDKLEYKGLCKMLEEIYKLEFSSKNFSLDQIQRNLNLSDREDFMNTLRILEEMNLIKVNWRGRIHLTNKGREIIKLIHDKGNFSLPEPTVKESAFIVDERAGESQFKRLMEVDPPATVEVVEILPGNPNIERQLLCIGIIPGVKAEVMAKSRFGGTTILKISGFEVALSRNITHRILVKKL; this is encoded by the coding sequence ATGGATAAACTTGAATACAAAGGATTATGTAAAATGCTTGAAGAAATATATAAGTTAGAATTCTCCAGTAAAAATTTTTCATTAGATCAAATTCAAAGAAACTTAAATTTATCTGATAGAGAAGATTTTATGAATACTCTTCGAATACTTGAAGAAATGAATTTAATAAAGGTTAACTGGAGGGGAAGAATCCATCTTACTAATAAAGGTAGAGAGATTATAAAATTAATCCATGATAAAGGTAATTTCTCCCTTCCAGAACCCACTGTTAAAGAAAGCGCTTTTATAGTAGATGAGAGAGCTGGTGAAAGCCAGTTTAAACGTCTCATGGAGGTGGACCCGCCTGCTACGGTTGAAGTGGTTGAAATTCTCCCCGGTAACCCTAATATTGAAAGGCAGCTTCTCTGCATAGGTATAATCCCAGGTGTTAAAGCGGAAGTGATGGCAAAATCAAGATTCGGTGGAACAACAATATTGAAGATAAGCGGTTTTGAAGTAGCGTTAAGTAGAAATATAACGCATCGTATACTTGTAAAAAAACTGTGA
- a CDS encoding 2-isopropylmalate synthase gives MPFSFNNLPEKVYIFDTTLRDGEQTPGVALTIDEKIEIAHLLDELRVDVIEAGFPIASEGEAKAVQKIANEGLKAKICALARTKKEDIDKAIDCGVSRIHTFIATSEIHMKYKLHMEPSQVLEKAVWAVEYIKDHGIEVEFSAEDATRTRLEFLKEVFTKVTEAGASYLDIPDTVGVAIPIAMKKIVSEVRTITKANISVHCHNDMGLAVANTLAGIEEGAIQPHCCVNGLGERAGNAALEEVAVALKYMYGVKLNLDYSKIYETSQKIMRLTGVPLAPNKAVVGANAFSHESGIHAHGVIESPMTYEPISPEDIGAKSRILAGKQSGAHGIGKILENLGFKYTPEQLKLIVEKIKMLGDKGITVTEADISSIARSVIQSLPPHMKKIKLEDILVVTGNKINPTATVKLHIGGKPVIVAANGVGPIDAAINAIRNASEEVAPFKLKEFRLEAITGGTQAVAETIVTIEDEKKRSFTSRGSSEDIVIAGVEAIIEAINKLMAES, from the coding sequence ATACCTTTCTCGTTTAATAATTTACCTGAAAAAGTCTATATTTTTGATACCACGTTAAGAGACGGTGAGCAAACACCCGGTGTCGCTTTAACCATCGATGAGAAAATTGAGATCGCGCATCTTCTAGATGAGCTTAGAGTCGACGTGATTGAAGCTGGTTTTCCAATAGCTAGTGAAGGTGAAGCTAAAGCCGTTCAAAAAATTGCTAACGAGGGACTTAAAGCTAAGATCTGCGCTTTAGCCAGAACTAAAAAAGAGGATATAGATAAAGCTATCGACTGCGGCGTATCCAGGATTCACACATTTATCGCCACCAGTGAGATTCACATGAAGTATAAGCTGCACATGGAGCCTTCTCAAGTCCTTGAGAAAGCTGTTTGGGCTGTAGAATATATTAAAGATCACGGTATTGAAGTCGAGTTTTCAGCCGAAGACGCTACGAGAACTAGACTAGAATTTTTAAAAGAAGTTTTCACCAAGGTTACTGAAGCCGGCGCCTCATATCTAGACATCCCTGACACTGTAGGCGTCGCAATCCCGATAGCTATGAAAAAAATAGTAAGCGAGGTTAGAACCATAACTAAGGCTAATATCTCCGTTCACTGTCACAACGATATGGGTCTGGCTGTAGCGAATACTTTAGCAGGAATAGAGGAGGGGGCTATTCAACCTCACTGCTGCGTTAATGGTTTAGGTGAGAGAGCGGGTAACGCCGCTCTTGAAGAAGTGGCAGTAGCTTTAAAATACATGTACGGTGTGAAGCTTAACTTAGATTACTCAAAGATTTATGAAACATCCCAAAAAATAATGAGGTTGACAGGTGTACCTTTAGCTCCTAATAAAGCTGTTGTAGGAGCTAACGCATTCTCACATGAAAGCGGAATCCACGCTCACGGTGTTATAGAATCGCCGATGACGTATGAGCCTATTTCACCAGAGGATATTGGAGCTAAAAGCCGGATTTTAGCTGGTAAACAGAGTGGTGCACATGGGATAGGTAAAATATTAGAGAATCTAGGTTTCAAATACACGCCTGAACAGTTGAAGCTCATCGTTGAAAAAATAAAAATGCTTGGAGATAAAGGGATAACTGTTACAGAGGCTGATATTAGCTCAATAGCTAGATCAGTGATTCAAAGCCTACCGCCTCATATGAAAAAGATTAAGCTAGAGGATATATTAGTCGTTACAGGTAATAAAATAAACCCGACGGCCACAGTTAAACTTCATATAGGAGGTAAACCGGTTATAGTCGCCGCTAACGGTGTAGGGCCTATAGACGCCGCTATAAACGCTATAAGAAACGCTAGCGAAGAGGTTGCGCCATTCAAGCTTAAAGAGTTTAGGCTTGAAGCTATAACAGGGGGTACTCAAGCTGTAGCTGAGACAATTGTAACAATAGAAGATGAGAAGAAGAGAAGCTTTACTTCTAGAGGGTCTAGTGAAGACATTGTTATCGCAGGTGTGGAGGCTATAATAGAAGCTATTAATAAGCTGATGGCTGAATCCTGA
- the feoB gene encoding ferrous iron transport protein B, with protein sequence MDSNNTPIILLVGNPNIGKSVLFNSITGMGVTVSNYPGTTVDFTEGFSKFKEFKFKILDLPGIYSLGTSSTEQIVTRNKILELKDKAIIINVVDASNLERNLILTLELLELEVPMIVCLNMIDEAEKKGIKINYGKLHQLLGIPVVPTIAVRGYGLEELIKTVILVYESKTVLKPARFKFGKDVENVIESLELLLVSNNFRSVFNLSEREIAIRLLEKDPFIIDQVKAASQIVYEEAVKLAGLIEAAHGENSTVRIMKERNALAAHIASIVKEVHKPVQSFKEKLNVITTRPLTGIPIAIAILIGLFSFLVFGGSLLEELFKLGWAATITPLIAMISSIISNNMVNIIFIQGLTLGVEATLSIVLPYVFTFYIILGLMEDTGYLARITFLADSVMHKLGLHGKSVIPLMMGLGCSVPAIMSTRILETKRERVIASFIITLIPCSARISILLGVVGSYIGLIPVLLLFACLTGIVFFSGYVLNKILKGEKTGLVMEIPPYRSPQIKNILKKTWFRMKDFLTIALPLIIIGSVILGTLSYLNLLAYISSVFAPVTVMLLGLPAVTGVVFIFGVLRKELAAIMLMEVLGTTNLLTVLTPVNLIVFALVTSLYIPCIATFAVIGRELGLKYVFIIPAATILIAVIVGSLANAILTLVL encoded by the coding sequence ATGGATTCTAATAACACTCCTATAATCCTCCTAGTGGGTAACCCTAATATCGGTAAATCTGTTTTATTTAACTCTATCACGGGTATGGGTGTTACTGTTTCAAACTACCCGGGGACAACGGTAGATTTTACAGAAGGTTTTTCTAAGTTTAAAGAATTCAAGTTTAAAATATTAGATCTACCCGGTATTTATTCTCTCGGAACAAGCTCCACCGAACAGATAGTGACGCGCAATAAAATACTTGAGTTGAAGGATAAAGCTATAATAATAAATGTGGTTGACGCTTCTAACCTTGAACGTAACCTTATTCTAACATTGGAATTACTAGAGCTTGAAGTTCCAATGATTGTATGCTTGAATATGATTGATGAAGCTGAAAAGAAGGGAATAAAAATAAACTACGGTAAGCTTCACCAGCTTTTAGGTATACCTGTAGTGCCGACTATCGCTGTTCGCGGCTACGGTTTAGAGGAGCTTATAAAAACTGTTATCCTAGTATATGAGAGTAAAACTGTTTTGAAACCTGCTAGATTCAAGTTCGGTAAGGATGTTGAGAACGTAATTGAATCTTTGGAGCTGTTACTTGTAAGCAATAATTTTAGAAGCGTTTTTAATCTTTCAGAAAGAGAGATAGCTATTAGACTACTGGAAAAAGACCCTTTTATAATAGACCAAGTTAAAGCTGCTTCTCAAATCGTATACGAGGAGGCTGTTAAACTAGCCGGTTTAATTGAAGCAGCGCACGGTGAAAACTCTACAGTGCGAATCATGAAAGAGCGAAATGCTTTAGCAGCGCATATAGCTAGCATTGTGAAAGAGGTTCATAAGCCTGTTCAAAGCTTTAAAGAGAAATTAAATGTAATTACAACTAGACCGTTAACCGGGATACCTATAGCGATTGCTATTTTAATAGGTCTATTTTCTTTTCTAGTCTTCGGCGGCAGCTTATTAGAGGAACTTTTTAAACTCGGCTGGGCTGCTACAATAACACCGTTGATAGCTATGATATCAAGTATTATCTCAAATAATATGGTTAACATAATATTTATTCAAGGTTTAACTCTCGGTGTTGAAGCAACTTTATCAATAGTTTTACCTTACGTTTTCACTTTTTATATAATTTTAGGTTTAATGGAAGACACCGGGTATCTTGCTAGAATAACCTTTCTAGCTGATAGTGTTATGCATAAACTAGGCTTGCACGGTAAATCAGTGATACCGCTTATGATGGGGTTAGGATGCAGTGTACCGGCTATTATGAGTACAAGAATTTTAGAAACTAAAAGAGAGCGGGTGATAGCCTCTTTTATAATCACGTTGATCCCTTGCTCTGCTAGAATATCGATCCTCCTCGGTGTTGTAGGCTCATACATAGGTTTAATACCGGTGTTATTATTATTCGCATGCCTTACTGGAATAGTTTTCTTTTCAGGATATGTGTTAAATAAGATTTTAAAAGGTGAAAAAACCGGTTTAGTGATGGAAATACCGCCGTATCGTAGTCCTCAAATTAAAAATATTTTAAAGAAAACATGGTTTAGAATGAAGGACTTCTTAACGATCGCTTTACCTCTTATTATAATCGGCAGCGTTATTTTAGGAACACTGAGTTACCTGAATCTGCTAGCATATATCTCCAGTGTATTTGCTCCGGTGACCGTTATGTTACTTGGTTTGCCGGCGGTGACAGGTGTTGTATTCATCTTCGGAGTTTTAAGAAAAGAGTTAGCAGCTATTATGCTTATGGAGGTGTTAGGGACAACTAATCTATTAACTGTTTTAACCCCGGTTAATTTAATTGTATTCGCCTTAGTTACTAGTTTATACATTCCATGCATCGCTACATTCGCAGTTATCGGAAGAGAGCTTGGATTAAAATACGTGTTTATTATCCCAGCTGCAACTATACTAATCGCTGTTATAGTTGGGAGTTTAGCTAATGCTATTCTAACACTCGTATTATAA
- the pelF gene encoding GT4 family glycosyltransferase PelF, with product MKNLRVCIVTEGTYPYVIGGVSSWVHRLITQLKHIKFDILAIVPPGELKEKYQIPQNIENIYSIPISDEQKFTQPQFKKGEYYEKYIRAVKWLHQYFNEEDFNNASEYLVKLHTLLENEKPRFWASKPGWEYLREQYYKRKDSPSMIEWILAWKDTHIPMLNLISSRIPEADIYHGTNSGYAGLLAVIGGLKYNKPSIITDHGIFLRERLMELTKAKVKGLAEEMWLDVLTGLTRFIYLNCNLVTSVCNYNVNWVTEKLKIPKDKFKVIYNGVDPERLKPVEVPKPPYRVVGNISRIHPIKDIKMFIKAADLVLKKEGNVKFFVVGPVDDQKYYKECVNLIKKLGLTENFIFTGSRGEDILYWYNLFDIFVLSSISEGFPMSTIEAMACGTPVIVTDVGGAAEPVEGCGYVVPSGDFEQLAQRILEILQNKELAERFSENARRKVVEQFSLQKIMEEYDKVYQQIAKVNYQPTEESQLSSSIS from the coding sequence TTGAAAAATCTCAGAGTGTGCATAGTCACCGAGGGAACTTACCCTTATGTTATCGGGGGGGTAAGCTCCTGGGTTCACAGATTAATAACTCAACTAAAACATATTAAATTCGACATCCTCGCTATCGTCCCACCGGGAGAATTAAAGGAAAAATATCAGATCCCCCAAAATATTGAAAACATTTACAGTATACCTATATCGGATGAACAAAAGTTTACTCAACCACAGTTTAAAAAAGGCGAATACTATGAGAAATATATTAGAGCCGTGAAATGGCTTCACCAGTATTTTAACGAAGAGGATTTTAACAACGCTTCAGAATACCTTGTGAAACTTCATACACTACTAGAAAATGAGAAACCCAGGTTCTGGGCTAGTAAACCTGGCTGGGAGTATTTAAGAGAACAATACTATAAAAGAAAAGATTCGCCTTCAATGATTGAATGGATACTAGCTTGGAAGGATACGCATATACCCATGCTGAATCTGATATCCAGCCGCATACCTGAAGCAGATATTTACCATGGAACTAACAGCGGATACGCTGGTCTTCTAGCCGTTATAGGCGGTTTAAAATATAATAAACCATCTATCATCACAGATCACGGGATATTTCTAAGAGAAAGGTTAATGGAGTTAACTAAAGCGAAAGTTAAAGGTTTAGCTGAAGAAATGTGGCTTGATGTTTTAACAGGCTTAACTAGATTCATATACTTGAACTGTAATCTTGTAACCTCTGTTTGCAATTACAACGTTAACTGGGTTACTGAGAAACTTAAAATACCTAAAGATAAATTCAAGGTAATCTATAACGGAGTTGACCCTGAGAGATTGAAACCTGTGGAAGTACCTAAACCCCCTTACAGAGTGGTTGGTAATATAAGCCGCATCCACCCGATTAAAGACATTAAAATGTTCATTAAAGCTGCAGATTTAGTTTTAAAAAAAGAGGGAAACGTGAAATTTTTTGTAGTTGGGCCTGTAGACGATCAGAAATATTATAAAGAATGCGTGAACCTGATTAAAAAACTAGGGTTAACTGAAAACTTTATTTTCACAGGCAGCCGTGGAGAAGACATATTATACTGGTACAATCTATTCGACATATTCGTATTATCAAGTATCTCTGAAGGTTTCCCGATGTCAACTATCGAGGCGATGGCTTGCGGCACACCTGTAATAGTCACAGATGTTGGTGGAGCTGCTGAACCGGTTGAAGGCTGCGGTTACGTGGTGCCCTCAGGAGACTTCGAACAGTTAGCGCAGCGAATACTTGAAATACTCCAAAACAAAGAGCTAGCGGAGAGGTTCTCTGAAAACGCTAGGAGAAAAGTTGTAGAACAGTTCTCTCTACAAAAAATAATGGAGGAATATGATAAAGTATATCAGCAGATTGCTAAAGTAAACTATCAGCCTACAGAGGAGAGTCAGCTATCCAGTTCAATAAGTTAA
- a CDS encoding metal-dependent transcriptional regulator yields MMKMKREDNLTDMAEDYIAVIYRLYEKKNTRVKISELTKYIPSSPSTITEMIQRLAAKKYLEYEPFKGVKLSQKGVKLAEKILRRHRIIERFLTDILDLNPADAHIEACKLEHSVSPVIEEKLYQVLHKPATCPHGNEIDTRIKEQRLVDMYSLDVNEKAVIKKFLDEREEVLKSIYSLGLKIGEIFKITSKDEHRILVNLENRKPTLLDRRLAETILVEKII; encoded by the coding sequence ATGATGAAAATGAAAAGAGAAGATAATTTAACCGACATGGCTGAAGATTACATAGCAGTTATTTACAGACTCTACGAAAAAAAGAATACACGAGTAAAAATCTCAGAGCTTACAAAATACATACCAAGCTCACCTAGCACGATCACGGAAATGATACAAAGATTAGCTGCTAAAAAATATTTAGAGTATGAACCTTTTAAAGGGGTTAAGCTATCTCAAAAGGGCGTAAAGCTAGCTGAAAAAATATTGAGAAGGCATAGAATAATTGAAAGATTTTTAACAGATATTTTAGATTTAAACCCTGCTGACGCTCACATTGAAGCTTGCAAATTAGAGCACAGCGTTTCCCCTGTAATCGAGGAGAAGCTTTACCAGGTTTTGCATAAACCAGCCACATGCCCACATGGAAACGAAATAGATACAAGAATAAAAGAACAGCGCCTAGTCGACATGTACAGTTTAGATGTTAATGAAAAGGCGGTTATAAAAAAATTTTTAGATGAGAGAGAAGAAGTCTTAAAATCGATATACAGTCTAGGATTAAAAATAGGAGAAATTTTCAAAATCACAAGTAAAGATGAGCATAGAATACTAGTAAACCTAGAAAACCGTAAGCCAACTCTACTAGATCGCAGATTAGCTGAAACAATACTGGTTGAAAAAATTATTTAA